TGATCGCTGGCTACACCCTGCGCCTCGGCGCGCCCGCCCACCCGCCGATCCGCGCGACGGTGCTGATCTCGATCGAACCACGCAGCCAACCCACCGTGCTCGCGCGCCTGCGTGCGCTGCCAGCTGTCGAACAGGTCCAAACCACGACAGGCCGCTTCGACCTGATCGCCACCCTGACCGCGCCCGACACCGTCACCCTCGACGCCACCCTCGACAGCATCGCCGAGGCGAAAGGCGTGAAAAGTTCGGAAAGCCTGATCCATCTCACCAGCAAGATAGATCGCCGCGTTTAGAGGGGGGCGCCTGCTGACGGCGTCGGCTGTTTGGAAGGGGTGCACCGCTTGACGACGTCGGCGGTTTTAAAGAGGTTGCGCCGCCTTACGGCGTCGCTGGGGGGGGGGCCTCGCTTCGCTCGGCCCCCTAAAAGCCGCCAATGCGGCGCGACCACCCAATCGCGGCGTGTTTGGGTGGCGTCGGAATTTGGGTATTTTTGCCATTAAAGAGAGGGCAGAAGAATTTCTGCCCCCGCCTCTCACCCAACCGCAAATACCAAATTCCCCGCCAACACCTTGGCCAAAGGTCAAAGCCTAGCGCGGCTCGATCGGCCCGAGATCAAACGCCAACTCGCGTTCGATCGCCGCGGCCACATCCAGACAGACAAGGTCATCCATCCGGTCGCCCACGATCTGCACGCCAAGCGGCACCGGAGCGCGCTCGAGTGTGCGCACGGTGGCGCCGGGCAGGCCCAGCAGGTTGAGGATGTAAAGGAACCGCTGCGCCTTCATGATCTCGGCCAGTGTTTCGGGCTCTTCGATATCCTGATCGGCGCGGAAGGGCGGCTGCCCCGAGACCGGCAGGATCAGCGCATCGACCGTATCAAACATCCGCGCCCATTCGCGCAGGATCTGCATGCGCCGCGCTTGCGCCGTCATGAACCCCTTCATGTCCGGCACACCGAACAGCTCGGCATAGCCGTCGATCACCCCCTGCACCGCATCCGAGCCGATCTCGCGGATCGTGTCGAGCATCATCACCGAGGTCTCGCCGTTCAGCACCTCGCCCCATGTCTGCGCCGCCTCGTTTGCCATTGGCGGCATGATCTCGACCACCTCAAGCCCGGCTTGTTTTGCCGCGCCCACTGCCGCCTCGACCGCGCGGGCGACATCCGGGTCAACCCCATCGCCAAACGGGTCAACACACCAGCCCACCTTGAGCACCCGCCCCTCGCGCAGACGCCCGCTATCGCTCGCGGCGTTCCACAGCGGATCATGGGCCGAGCGCACCCGCAGCGGATCATAGGCCAGCCGCACATCGCCAACCTCGCGTGCGATCACGCCTTGCACGCTCATCATATTGGTGCTCATCGGCCGCTCGGCCGGGGCCGACGGGTTGAACGCCGGCACCCGCCCCATCGACGGGCGCAGCGTCGCCAAGCCACAGCAATACGCCGGATACCGCAGACTTCCGCCCAGATCATTGCCATGGCCCAGCACGCCCATTCCCGCCGCCAAAGCCGACGATGCCCCGCCCGAGGAGCCACCCGATGTGATCCCGGCATCATAGGGGTTCAATGTGCGCCCATAAATCGGGTTCGACGTGAAGAACCGCAAGCTGAACTCAGGGGTCGAGGTGCGCCCGATCACCACCGCCCCGGCGTCGCGGATATTCTTCACCACCGGCGCATCCTCGGCACAGGGCGTCTCGTTCAATGCGGGCACACCGTTGGAATTTGGCAGGCCCTTGAAATCGACATTGATCTTAATCGTTGTCGGCAGACCCCAGAGCGGCGGCTTGTTTGCCGGCGGGTTGGCGTCCATCGCGTCGGCCTGTGCCATGGCCGCATCATCCAGCGGTTCAACCACGGCGCGCAACCCCGGCTCGCACGCCGCCACCCGGTCAAGATGGGCGCGCGTCACCTCGCGCACGCTGACCTCGCCTTTGGCCAGCGCCCCGGCGGTTTTTGTTGCACTCCAACGGATGATTTCGTCCATGGTCTCTCTCCCTCTCGCATGTCTGTTGCGCAAAACGCTACTACCGGGCGCGTAGGAAGGGAATGCGCATTCTGCGCCCGCCCGCCGCATCCGCCCTCATGCCGACCGCCACCCGATGATCGCAAGCGTCCGCCCAAGGAATACACCCGAAACGCCGCCCTCGATCACCGCAAACCCGACGCGAAAGCCCAAGCCCCCCGCCACATCCGGCGCCACCGCCTGCACTGTGCCAACCACGAAATTGGCCGCGAACACCGTCAGGATCGTCAGCAAGGTCAGCGTCTCACCGCGCAAGTGAACCCGCCCCCTTCGCGCCGCAAAATCCAGCGCGGTTGCACCCGCCATCCAATCACAGCCCCCATGGCATAGCTTGCACAAAACAAAGCCCACAGCGCCGCATCAGGCTTCATCCCGGCCACCGCCCGCACCGCAAAAACCGCCATGAAAGGGATCAGCCAATAGACCCAAACCGGGCTCACCCGACGGCGCATCGACAACAGGCCAACGCCGCTCAATCCCGCTAACAGCGGCCAAACCCAAAGCGGCGTGCCGCTTGCAATCCCGTTCAGTATCTCCATCACGCTGTCTCCCCGTCATAAAACGCGACGAGAAAGAAAAACCCCGCCCCCAAAAGCGCGGCAACGCCATGGCCGATCCAATCCCCAAGCCAGACATTGGCGGCGATCAACCCCGCCACCCCGATAAAGCGGCGCGTCTTGCGACGGGCGCGCAGGTTTGCGCCTTCACCGGCCAGCGCGGTGACCAGCCGGTCGACCTGCTGTTGCAACCCGACAATCGCGTCACCAATCATGCCCGTAGGAGAGGTCATACGAGCGCCCATATGAGAACCTCTATTCGAGCCACCACTTGCGCCTGTATTCGCCCCAGTATGCACCCCAGTATTTGCCCCAGCAATCAGGGCCGCCTTCACGCCAGTGGTCGCGCCCATATCAGTGCCTGTCATGTTTTCCATCGCGTGCCGTCCTTTCATTTCGCATTTGACTTGACGGTTGAGTGCGGCCAAAACCGCCATGAAAACAACGCTGTTTACGTGAACAACAGGCCCGCCTTCGTGAGTGACACCGACCGACACAGCAAACATCGTGAACGCCCCGCGCTTCATCTGCCCGAACAGGCGGCGGGCTTTGCGATCACCGTGGCCTTCCTCACCGTGCTGGGGCCCTTCGGCACGTCCGATCTGCCCGCGCTGATGCGGGCCGCCTATTGGTCGCTCAGCATCGGGCTAGGGTGGGCGCTCATCCTCGGGCTGATCGTGGGGCTGCGGCGCATGCCGTATTTTGCAACCCGCCCGCCCATTCTGCGCCCGCTCACGGCGATCGGCTTGGCGTTCCTGCCCATCGTTGCGATTGCGATACAGGTTGACCGGCTGTTCCACCCCGATGACACCGGCGTGCCGCTGCTCTTGATGCTGCTCAATGTCGGGGCGCTCTTTGTGCTGATCTGCGGCGTGTTGCTGGCGCGTATCCGGCCCCGGCTGGAGCCGCCCGCGCCGCTGCCTGCACGCAATGCGTTCCTTGACCGGTTGCCGCCGACGCTTGGCACCGCGCTCATTTCGCTGACCTCACAGGATCACTATGTCGAGGTGACAACCGCCAAGGGGCGCGAGCTGATCCATATGCGGCTTGCCGATGCGCTTGAAGAATTGGCCGACTATCCGGGGCGACAGATCCACCGCTCGCACTGGATATCCGCGCACGCCTTTACCGGGACCAGCCGCGACAACGGGCGGCTCGTGGCGCATCTGCTCGATGGGCGCACCCTGCCTGTCTCTCGCAGCTTCGCCGCCGATGTGCGCCGCATGGCACCGGTGCGCCCGGTGCATCCGGTGCCGGACATCCCGACCTAGCGGCGTGTCCGCCAAAGGCCAAAGCCTCCGAAAACCGACCCGCAGATCAGCGCCCGCCAAACAGGCCCATGCGCCGGAACAGCCACATCTGAAACACCACACAGATCACCAACAGGCCGCAAACCGCCCAGAAGGCCCAGCCCACCCCCTCGCCCGGAATCCCGCCTACGTTGATCCCCAGTAATCCGGTGATAAGGCCCAGCGGCAGGAACAATGCCGCCACCACCGACAGAACCAGCATCTGACGGTTCATCTGCTCGGCGCGCACATCCATGATCTGATCATGCACCACCTGTGCGCGGTCACGGATCGCATCCAGCTCCTCGGCCAGCCGCGTGACGCGCTCCGACGCCTCGCGCAGGCGCATGAATTCCATCGCCTGCCCGCTCTCCCCGCAGCTTTTCAACCACGCGGCTTCTTCGATCTCTAACGTGGTCAAGGCGTCGCGCTGCGGGAACATGTATCGGCGCAGCACAATCGCCACCCGCCGAACATCCGCCAGATCGCCGCGCTGTGGCGCGCCCATCTCGTCAATCACCTTGTCTTCCAGATCGTCAATCCGCTCGTTCAGCGCCGTTACCACAGGCTCGGCCCGATCCGCCAAGCGCAGCGCGATCCGCGCCACCAACTCGCCGGGGTTCTGCGCCGCTGTCCCGCCAAGGCTCTCGTCGATCACATCGCTCACCGCATAAAGCTTGCGCCGCTGGAGCGAGACCACAAGACGCTCTGACAGATAAAGCCGAAGCGAAACCATGTCCTCAGGCTCTGCGCCGGGACTCAGGTTCACACCGCGCAAGTTCATCAAAATCGACGCGCCATGCACGGTGCAGCGCGGCCGCGTCTCCTCTGCCGTTAACGCCGCAACCGCCAGCGGGTCCAAACCAGAGCCGCGCACCCAGCCGTCAACCTCCTCCGGCTTGCCCGACAGATGCACCCAGATCAGCCCGCCTTCGGGCAAATCGCTTACCCCGCCCGGCACCGCAATCTCTTGCGCCCCGCCCTGCCGATCCAGCCGATATGCCTTGATCTCCGTCATGCTTACCCCTTCCCGACAGCCATGCGGCCGCGCAAAAAAGCCGCTTCCCGCTTTCCCTTTGCGCCCCCATTGGGTAGAGGAACCCGAAACCGGATGACGATCAAGTGGGACGTAGCACAATGGCGATGGACAAGACCTTTAACGCGGCCGAAGCCGAAGGCCGCATCTATACCGCATGGGAAACCTCGGGCGCCTTCCGCGCCGGGGCCAATGCCTCGCGCTCTGAAACCTTCACCATCATGATCCCGCCGCCGAATGTGACCGGTGCCCTGCATGTCGGACATGCCTTTAACAACACCTTGCAGGACATCCTGATCCGCTGGCACCGGATGCGCGGCTATGACACGCTCTGGCAGCCCGGACAGGACCACGCCGGCATCGCCACCCAGCTTCAGGTCGAAAAGCAACTGAAGGCCGCGGGCGAACCCGGCCGCCGCGAGTTGGGCCGCGAAGCGTTTCTCGGCAAGGTCTGGGAATGGAAGGGGCAATACGGCGGCACCATCGTCGAGCAACTCAAACGCCTCGGCTGTTCGTGTGACTGGGACCGCAACGCCTTTACCATGGCCGGCGCTCCCGGTGATCCGCGCACGGGCCACGAAAACTCGCCCAACTTCCACGACGCCGTCATCAAGGTCTTTGTCGAAATGTATGACAAGGGGCTGATCTATCGCGGCAAGCGGCTGGTCAATTGGGACCCGCATTTTGAAACCGCGATTTCCGACCTTGAGGTCGAGAACATCGAGACACCGGGCCACATGTGGCACTTCAAATACCCCCTCGCCGGTGGCGAGACTTATGAGTATCTGGAGAAAGATGAAGAGGGCAATGTGACCCTCCGCGAGACCCGCGATTATATCTCCATTGCCACAACGCGCCCCGAAACCATGCTGGGTGATGGCGCGGTCGCGGTGCATCCGTCTGATGAGCGCTATGCGCCGATCGTGGGCAAGCTCTGCGAAATTCCGGTTGGCCCGAAAGAGCACCGCCGCCAGATCCCGATCATCACCGATGAATATCCCGATCCCACCTTTGGCTCCGGCGCGGTGAAAATCACCGGCGCGCATGACTTCAACGACTATGGCGTTGCCAAACGCGGCGGCATTCCATGCTATCGTTTGATGGACACGCGCGGCCACATGCGGGCCGATGGCGCGCCCTACGCCGAACAAGCGGCCAAAGCGCAAGCCAAAGCGCGCGGCGAAGCTTTTGACGAGGCCGAGATCGACGCGATCAACCTGATCCCCGACGACCTGCGCGGCCTCGACCGGTTCGAGGCGCGTGATCTGGTGGTTGAACAAATCACCCGCGAAGGCCTCGCCGTGATGACAACAGTGACCGAGGAGGTTGACGGCGAAGAGGTCACCAAGACGGTGCCCTACGTTGAGGCCAAGCCGATCATGCAGCCCTTTGGCGACCGCTCCCAAGTGGTCATCGAACCGATGCTCACCGATCAATGGTTTGTCGACGCCGAAAAGGTTGTTGAACCCGCGCTGGATGCTGTCCGCTCCGGGCGCACCAAAATCATCCCCGAGTCGGGCGAGAAAACCTATTACCACTGGCTCGACAATATCGAGCCGTGGTGCATCTCGCGCCAGCTTTGGTGGGGGCATCAGATCCCGGTGTGGTTTGACGCCGATGGAAACGAATATTGCGCCCCGACCGAGGCCGAAGCCCAAGCCAAGGCAGGCGCAGGCGTCGCCCTCACCCGCGACCCCGACGTGCTCGACACGTGGTTCTCCTCCGGCCTCTGGCCGATCGGCACGCTCGGCTGGCCGGAGTGGGACGAGACCACGTCGAAGTATTTCCCGACCGATGTGCTGATCACCGGACAGGACATCCTGTTCTTCTGGGTTGCGCGGATGATGATGATGCAGCTCGCCGTGGTCGATGAGATCCCCTTCCACACCGTCTACCTGCATCAACTGGTGCGCGACGAGAAGGGGCAGAAAATGTCCAAAACGCGGGGCAACGTGATTGACCCGCTGGAGATCGTCGATGACTTCGGCGCCGACGCGTTGCGCTTTACCATGGCGCAAATGGCGGCGATCGGTGGTGTGCTGAAACTCTCGACCGACCGGATCAAGGGTTATCGCAACTTCGGCACCAAGCTCTGGAATGCGTTCAGCTTCGCCAACCATTACGAGATTGCCTCAACCGGCGATCAAACCCCGCCGAAACCGGAACAGACGCTCAACAAATGGATCATCGGTGAGGTCGCCAAAACCCGTGCCGAGGTGGACGCCGCGCTCGAAAGCTATCGCTTCAACGACGCCGCCAATGCGCTCTATTCCTTTACATGGAACACGCTCTGCGACTGGTATCTGGAATTCTCCAAACCGATCCTTCAGGGCGATGATGCCGCCGCCAAATCCGAAACCGAAGCCACCCTCGCTTGGGTGCTTGATCAGGCGCTGATCCTGTTGCACCCGATCATGCCTTTCATCACAGAAGAGCTTTGGGGCCAGACCGCAACCCGCGCCAAAATGCTGATCCACGCCGATTGGCCGAGTTACGGCGACGAGCTGATCGACGAGGGAGCCAGCCATGAAATGAACTGGGTGATCTCGATGATCGAAGCCACCCGCTCCGCGCGTCAGCAAATGCACGTCCCCGCGGGGCTGAAGGTGCCGATGGTGCTGCGCACGCTTGATGACGCGGGCCGCACCGCTTGGGCGAACAACGAGGTGATGATCAAACGTCTCGCCCGGATTGATAGCCTGACCGAGATGGACGAGTTTCCCAAAGGCACGATCACCATCGCGGTTGAGGGCGGTGAATTTGGCCTGCCGCTCGCCGATATTATCGACATCGACGAGGAAAAGGCGCGGCTTGAAAAAACCATTGGCAAACTCGCCAAGGAAATCGGCGGGCTCAAGGGCCGTTTGAACAACCCGAAATTCGCCGAAAACGCCCCCGAAGAGGTGGTCGCAGAAGCACGCGAAAACTTGGCCGCCCGCGAAGAAGAGGACGCGACGCTGAAATCCGCATTGGCCCGATTGCAAGAAGTGGGGTAAATCGTTTTCCTTCGAGGAAAACGACCAAAATTCCTCCAAGGAATTTTTCACCGCACCTCACGACGCCGCGCACCTAAAAAATCCTCGAAGGATTTTTGAGCGAATTCTTCAAAAGAATTCGCCCCACCGCGCGCGGCGTTAACTTAATTTGGCGTAAACATATTCAGGATTCGGATGTCATACGCATTGCAGCCGGATGTCAGCCGGGAGTCACCCCCGCAAAACCGGCTCAATCCACCCGTTAACCTTTAGTCGAACTTCGGCGCGCGCTTGCCCATATTGGCAGCGATCACCTCCATCTGATGTGGTTTCCCCACCAGATCCGCCTGCTCGCGGCTCTCCGCCATCAAAACCGCGTCCTCACCCGCACCGCTCTCGGCAACGGCAATCAGCCGCTTCGCCGCGCGGATCGCACTCGGACTTTTCCCTGCAATTTCAGTCGCTAACCCCTGCGCCACCGCCAGCGGATCCTCGGCCAGCTCGGTCACGAACCCCCACTCCAACCCCTGCTTTGCGCTCACCGGTTTCGCCGTATACGTCATCCGCCGGATCACATCCGAGCGCATCACCTCAGGCATCAAGGCCATGCCGCCCATATCCGGCACCAACCCCCACTTCATCTCCATCACCGCCATCTCGGTCTCCGGATGCGCCACCCGAATGTCCGCCCCCAAAGCGATCTGGAAACCGGCCCCGAACACCACCCCGTGCAGGCTGGCAATCACCGGCACCGGCACCCGCCGCCAGACCATTGCAACCTCTTGATAAAGATTGGAATTCTTCCCCTCCAACCGCGGCATGATCACCGCCTCAGGGTCGTTTCCGGCCAACATGGCAAAGCTCGCAACATCCAGCCCCGCGCAAAACGCCCGCCCCTCACCTGAGAGCACAACCGCCCGCACCTCGCCGTTGTCACAGAGCGCCTCACCGGCCTCCACGATCCCCTCGGCCATGGCCTGATCGACCCCGTTCATTTTGTCGCCACGGCTTAACGTGACATGGGCAACGTGATCGCGAATTTCGGTTGTAACGCGGGCCATGGGCAATCCTCCTCGATGTTCAGGACACAACTTGCCTGCATTACCCGCCCCGAGGAAACCCTGACCTTACGGCACAAGCTTCTCAACCGCCCGCATTGCGCCCAGAGCCTTGTCATAAACCAGCGTTAGAATGCGCCGCCCGCCCCCAGACTTGGCTGCAATCTGTGGCAAGCTGCGCACCGTGCCGGCGGCCAATGCTGCGGCCATGAAACCGCGCCGTGAAAGTTTCGCCATGGATAACCCCTCCAGTTGCGAATAACTCTCATCTAAGCACGAAGCCCTTCGCATTCAACACCTTGCCCGCCCTGCCCTCGTCGGGTTAACTCGCAGCCATGACACAAAACCGCGCCCCCGGCCCCCGCCTCACTCCGCTTGCTCAAAGCCTTCCGGCCACCGTCCCCTTCGTCGGCCCGGAAACGCAGGAACGCCTGCAAGGCAGCACCTTCCGGGCACGTCTCGGCGCAAACGAAAACATTTTCGGCCCCTCCCCCAAGGCGATAGAGGCGCTTCAAAAAGCGGCCTCCGACATCTGGATGTATGGCGACCCCGAAAACCACGACCTGCGCCATGCCTTGGCTGCGCATCACGGGATCGGTGCGGAAAATATCGTTGTAGGCGAAGGGATTGACGGGCTTTTGGGCTATCTCGTGCGGCTCACGGTTGGCCCCGGCGATACCGTCGTTACCTCGGACGGCGCCTATCCGACGTTCAACTTTCACGTTGCCGGTTATGGCGGTGATCTGGTGAAACTCCCTTATTTGGATGATCGCGAAAACCTGCCCGCCCTCATTGCCAAAGCGGGTGAAACCGATGCCAAGCTGATCTATTTCGCCAACCCCGACAACCCGATGGCCAGCTGTCTAACGGCAGCCGAAATCGAAGCCGCTCTGGATGCGATCCCCGATGGCACCCTGCTTGTGCTCGACGAAGCTTATGTCGAATTTGCTCCCGCCGATGCGGTGCCTAACATCGCGATTGATGACCCCCGCGTGATCCGAATGCGCACGTTTTCCAAGGCTTACGGCATGGCTGGCGCGCGGGTGGGCTATGCCATGGGCCACCCTGACACCATTTTGGCCTTCAATAAAATCCGCAACCATTTCGGAATGAACCGCGCCGCACAGGCCGGCGCTCTGGCGGCCCTCAACGATCA
This genomic window from Rhodobacteraceae bacterium D3-12 contains:
- a CDS encoding pyridoxal phosphate-dependent aminotransferase, coding for MTQNRAPGPRLTPLAQSLPATVPFVGPETQERLQGSTFRARLGANENIFGPSPKAIEALQKAASDIWMYGDPENHDLRHALAAHHGIGAENIVVGEGIDGLLGYLVRLTVGPGDTVVTSDGAYPTFNFHVAGYGGDLVKLPYLDDRENLPALIAKAGETDAKLIYFANPDNPMASCLTAAEIEAALDAIPDGTLLVLDEAYVEFAPADAVPNIAIDDPRVIRMRTFSKAYGMAGARVGYAMGHPDTILAFNKIRNHFGMNRAAQAGALAALNDQDWLAQTVENVAAARVAITRIAADNGLSALPSATNFVAIDCGADAGFAKAVLDGLVARGFFVRMPFAAPGNRCIRLSCGRPQDLALFETLLPEALVAARNAG
- a CDS encoding LytTR family transcriptional regulator; protein product: MSDTDRHSKHRERPALHLPEQAAGFAITVAFLTVLGPFGTSDLPALMRAAYWSLSIGLGWALILGLIVGLRRMPYFATRPPILRPLTAIGLAFLPIVAIAIQVDRLFHPDDTGVPLLLMLLNVGALFVLICGVLLARIRPRLEPPAPLPARNAFLDRLPPTLGTALISLTSQDHYVEVTTAKGRELIHMRLADALEELADYPGRQIHRSHWISAHAFTGTSRDNGRLVAHLLDGRTLPVSRSFAADVRRMAPVRPVHPVPDIPT
- a CDS encoding zinc transporter ZntB, with protein sequence MTEIKAYRLDRQGGAQEIAVPGGVSDLPEGGLIWVHLSGKPEEVDGWVRGSGLDPLAVAALTAEETRPRCTVHGASILMNLRGVNLSPGAEPEDMVSLRLYLSERLVVSLQRRKLYAVSDVIDESLGGTAAQNPGELVARIALRLADRAEPVVTALNERIDDLEDKVIDEMGAPQRGDLADVRRVAIVLRRYMFPQRDALTTLEIEEAAWLKSCGESGQAMEFMRLREASERVTRLAEELDAIRDRAQVVHDQIMDVRAEQMNRQMLVLSVVAALFLPLGLITGLLGINVGGIPGEGVGWAFWAVCGLLVICVVFQMWLFRRMGLFGGR
- a CDS encoding crotonase/enoyl-CoA hydratase family protein — encoded protein: MARVTTEIRDHVAHVTLSRGDKMNGVDQAMAEGIVEAGEALCDNGEVRAVVLSGEGRAFCAGLDVASFAMLAGNDPEAVIMPRLEGKNSNLYQEVAMVWRRVPVPVIASLHGVVFGAGFQIALGADIRVAHPETEMAVMEMKWGLVPDMGGMALMPEVMRSDVIRRMTYTAKPVSAKQGLEWGFVTELAEDPLAVAQGLATEIAGKSPSAIRAAKRLIAVAESGAGEDAVLMAESREQADLVGKPHQMEVIAANMGKRAPKFD
- a CDS encoding AsnC family transcriptional regulator; translated protein: MQNDEIDTALLSLLAENARAPVATLARKLGLARTTVQARIDRLETRGVIAGYTLRLGAPAHPPIRATVLISIEPRSQPTVLARLRALPAVEQVQTTTGRFDLIATLTAPDTVTLDATLDSIAEAKGVKSSESLIHLTSKIDRRV
- a CDS encoding Tat pathway signal protein encodes the protein MAKLSRRGFMAAALAAGTVRSLPQIAAKSGGGRRILTLVYDKALGAMRAVEKLVP
- a CDS encoding amidase; its protein translation is MDEIIRWSATKTAGALAKGEVSVREVTRAHLDRVAACEPGLRAVVEPLDDAAMAQADAMDANPPANKPPLWGLPTTIKINVDFKGLPNSNGVPALNETPCAEDAPVVKNIRDAGAVVIGRTSTPEFSLRFFTSNPIYGRTLNPYDAGITSGGSSGGASSALAAGMGVLGHGNDLGGSLRYPAYCCGLATLRPSMGRVPAFNPSAPAERPMSTNMMSVQGVIAREVGDVRLAYDPLRVRSAHDPLWNAASDSGRLREGRVLKVGWCVDPFGDGVDPDVARAVEAAVGAAKQAGLEVVEIMPPMANEAAQTWGEVLNGETSVMMLDTIREIGSDAVQGVIDGYAELFGVPDMKGFMTAQARRMQILREWARMFDTVDALILPVSGQPPFRADQDIEEPETLAEIMKAQRFLYILNLLGLPGATVRTLERAPVPLGVQIVGDRMDDLVCLDVAAAIERELAFDLGPIEPR
- a CDS encoding valine--tRNA ligase, which encodes MAMDKTFNAAEAEGRIYTAWETSGAFRAGANASRSETFTIMIPPPNVTGALHVGHAFNNTLQDILIRWHRMRGYDTLWQPGQDHAGIATQLQVEKQLKAAGEPGRRELGREAFLGKVWEWKGQYGGTIVEQLKRLGCSCDWDRNAFTMAGAPGDPRTGHENSPNFHDAVIKVFVEMYDKGLIYRGKRLVNWDPHFETAISDLEVENIETPGHMWHFKYPLAGGETYEYLEKDEEGNVTLRETRDYISIATTRPETMLGDGAVAVHPSDERYAPIVGKLCEIPVGPKEHRRQIPIITDEYPDPTFGSGAVKITGAHDFNDYGVAKRGGIPCYRLMDTRGHMRADGAPYAEQAAKAQAKARGEAFDEAEIDAINLIPDDLRGLDRFEARDLVVEQITREGLAVMTTVTEEVDGEEVTKTVPYVEAKPIMQPFGDRSQVVIEPMLTDQWFVDAEKVVEPALDAVRSGRTKIIPESGEKTYYHWLDNIEPWCISRQLWWGHQIPVWFDADGNEYCAPTEAEAQAKAGAGVALTRDPDVLDTWFSSGLWPIGTLGWPEWDETTSKYFPTDVLITGQDILFFWVARMMMMQLAVVDEIPFHTVYLHQLVRDEKGQKMSKTRGNVIDPLEIVDDFGADALRFTMAQMAAIGGVLKLSTDRIKGYRNFGTKLWNAFSFANHYEIASTGDQTPPKPEQTLNKWIIGEVAKTRAEVDAALESYRFNDAANALYSFTWNTLCDWYLEFSKPILQGDDAAAKSETEATLAWVLDQALILLHPIMPFITEELWGQTATRAKMLIHADWPSYGDELIDEGASHEMNWVISMIEATRSARQQMHVPAGLKVPMVLRTLDDAGRTAWANNEVMIKRLARIDSLTEMDEFPKGTITIAVEGGEFGLPLADIIDIDEEKARLEKTIGKLAKEIGGLKGRLNNPKFAENAPEEVVAEARENLAAREEEDATLKSALARLQEVG